The following are encoded in a window of Amaranthus tricolor cultivar Red isolate AtriRed21 chromosome 2, ASM2621246v1, whole genome shotgun sequence genomic DNA:
- the LOC130805537 gene encoding protein BIG GRAIN 1-like E — MTVTAAAASATDFKSFSDYKDVLATLSKYNIQENGNGNVRKDEKIKGSFNLDWFDEKIRLKNGLVEKSKNFYHGYKEKTEHKKFNHDDDDHDGAESDSSSDLFELQIDYVYGCCSSGLPVYKTTHMDSIKRSSATAITNGPIKA; from the exons ATGACTGTCACCGCTGCTGCTGCAAGTGCAACAG attttaagagtttttccgATTATAAGgatgttttagctactttatccAAGTATAATATCCAAGAAAATGGGAACGGAAATGTTCGTAAGGATGAGAAGATTAAAGGGTCATTTAATTTAGATTGGTTTGatgaaaaaataagattaaaaaatggGTTAGTTGAGAAATCAAAGAATTTTTATCATGGGTATAAAGAGAAAACAGAGCATAAGAAATttaatcatgatgatgatgatcatgatggAGCAGAAAGTGATTCAAGTTCTGATCTTTTTGAGTTGCAAATTGATTATGTTTATGGGTGTTGTTCAAGTGGATTGCCTGTCTACAAAACTACTCATATGGATAGTATTAAGAGATCTTCTGCAACTGCAATTACCAATGGccccattaaagcttaa
- the LOC130806290 gene encoding uncharacterized protein LOC130806290, giving the protein MLNYIESEFTVNHPFELRLANQNFGYSLVYNSKSMSIAVNCVISLLLIADTLKGGEEGLIIPEAEQNKEIYDEEDCTLKHCRVWKLVEDYRSDNCEVDEGTDDMDYEISKVKRSKPKCNLAKKKKSNKMAMKTIIVGKTKHFEPNDCINVVVRTTEPSPSFQLIFLAPKPQPALIVMINVRKSQPTNNGELKVIML; this is encoded by the exons ATGCTTAATTATATTGAAAGTGAATTTACCGTGAATCACCCATTTGAACTTAGGTTGGCTAATCAAAACTTTGGATATAGTTTGGTATACAATTCTAAATCAATGAGTATAGCAGTAAATTGTGTAATCAGTCTGCTTTTGATAGCTGATACATTGAAAGGAGGTGAGGAAGGCTTAATTATACCAGAAGCTgaacaaaataaagaaatttatgATGAAGAAGATTGTACACTAAAGCATTGTCGTGTTTGGAAATTGGTTGAAGATTATAGGTCTGATAATTGCGAAGTAGATGAGGGGACAGACGACATGGATTATGAGATCTCGAAGGTTAAAAGGAGTAAACCAAAGTGTAATCTGgcaaaaaagaagaaaagcaaCAAAATGGCTATGAAAACTATCATTGTGGGCAAAACTAAGCATTTTGAGCCTAATGATTGCATAAATGTGGTTGTTCGTACGACTGAGCCATCTCCTTCATTTCAACTGATTTTTCTTGCTCCCAAACCTCAACCAGCACTGATTGTGATGATAAATGTGAGGAAATCTCAACCAACAAATAATG GAGAGTTGAAAGTGATTATGTTGTAA